One Bacillus sp. FJAT-52991 genomic region harbors:
- a CDS encoding YwpF family protein, giving the protein MKTFKVAGFFLNEPNQLREIKLIDGLIINKEDDKQAWLIELFVSKDYEEVFSHYQKQEDEMNVQVLISHPNNDPATFTAEMRDMKTLESGINILLEGRLQQMRTEYAKRTLEKLVKEGIEGDALIETFNQSMQRRRNAPAIKENK; this is encoded by the coding sequence ATGAAAACCTTTAAGGTAGCTGGATTTTTTCTGAATGAACCAAATCAATTACGCGAGATCAAGCTAATCGATGGCTTAATTATTAACAAAGAAGATGACAAGCAAGCATGGTTGATTGAATTATTTGTGAGTAAGGACTATGAAGAAGTATTCTCCCACTATCAAAAACAAGAAGATGAAATGAACGTCCAAGTATTAATTTCCCACCCCAACAACGACCCAGCGACCTTTACAGCTGAGATGCGAGATATGAAAACACTCGAAAGCGGAATTAACATTCTCCTTGAAGGAAGATTACAACAAATGCGAACCGAATATGCGAAACGAACATTAGAAAAACTAGTCAAAGAAGGAATAGAAGGCGATGCTTTAATTGAAACCTTCAACCAATCTATGCAACGACGACGCAACGCCCCTGCCATAAAAGAAAATAAGTAA
- the fabZ gene encoding 3-hydroxyacyl-ACP dehydratase FabZ has product MLDIQQIKEIIPHRYPFLLVDQVLEVEEGKRAVGIKNVTANEEFFNGHFPDYPVMPGVLIVEALAQVGAIAMLIKEENRGKLGFLAGIDQCRFKRQVRPGDQLRLEVEMLRFRGVIGKGKAVATVNGELACEAEITFALK; this is encoded by the coding sequence ATGTTAGACATTCAGCAAATTAAAGAAATCATTCCGCATCGCTATCCGTTTTTACTCGTTGATCAAGTTCTTGAAGTAGAAGAAGGAAAACGAGCGGTCGGTATTAAAAATGTAACAGCAAATGAAGAATTTTTTAACGGTCACTTTCCTGATTACCCGGTGATGCCTGGCGTATTAATCGTGGAAGCATTAGCTCAAGTAGGGGCTATTGCGATGTTAATTAAAGAAGAGAATCGTGGAAAGCTCGGCTTTTTAGCTGGTATTGATCAGTGCCGCTTTAAACGTCAAGTCCGTCCAGGCGATCAGCTTCGATTAGAAGTGGAAATGCTTCGTTTCCGCGGAGTGATCGGCAAAGGAAAAGCGGTTGCGACAGTTAATGGCGAATTAGCTTGTGAAGCAGAAATTACATTTGCATTGAAATAA
- a CDS encoding DEAD/DEAH box helicase: protein MFRTRTMMIHMTLTESKQFFLYAENDTGINIPPEQWVKQLFLRHDESFYGSRLPHVSYEGKIGVLLSAWQWVTLFQSEQFNRFIHWEWNELGHFSLAAAPVLYETVVDGEFLPEFQEEEIQWKVPDAVWDEFSSSFWDEHVLDVSNRELVTTLFQHCAEEAFQSATNRQRLHQLAATALTPDELNRYFDKARFREWIGKEESETPFHIGLRLTEPAEDGEDWTLETVLIHKKQAEKIYPLTGRVPKSWTPFLTEVEAEKARWLRVFPWLEEHGELRMLLAEELAFLFLTETSEKLMQLGVHILLPAWWESIRKASLSLSAKVSSQSVSHRPSFVGLQAILDFNWRLSMNGAELSEDEFEKLTEENRRLVKVNGEWIQLDPEMVRKIQGLMRKAKKEGLRLQDLLEQELVPEEETQMDDAIDPRLFAQIQIDLNRSFKKMIAQLKDVSTIPLEPAPAKLQAELRPYQQFGMSWMLFLRSCGFGACLADDMGLGKTIQLISYLLHVKDREQADAPALIICPTSVLGNWQKELERFAPDLRVMLHYGSNREQEEAFQATARDADVVLTSYGLSHLDFDTLSLMEWSTVALDEAQNIKNAHTKQSRAIRKLKGKHHIALTGTPMENRLSELWAIFDFTNHGYLNSLQQFQKNYIVPIEKDSNKEKVNLLQSKIRPFLLRRTKTDPEVELNLPDKLEQKEYCPLTVEQAVLYEQLVNETMGEISKLSAFERRGLILQMLNKIKQLCNHPALYLKEELPNHIVERSEKMNKLMELIENIIERKEACLIFTQYIGMGEMIQQEIERRFHVKVPFLNGSTSKDQRDQLVRKFQEGEFPVFLLSLKAGGTGLNLTAANHVIHYDRWWNPAVENQATDRAYRIGQNRFVHVHKMITTGTLEEKIDGMLEKKQALNDEIISSDQWITELSDQDLQALLTLT, encoded by the coding sequence ATGTTTAGAACGAGAACAATGATGATCCATATGACCTTGACAGAAAGTAAGCAGTTTTTTCTCTATGCAGAAAATGACACCGGTATAAATATCCCGCCTGAGCAATGGGTCAAGCAGCTATTTTTGCGGCATGATGAAAGCTTCTACGGCTCGCGTCTGCCTCACGTTTCCTATGAAGGTAAAATCGGCGTATTGCTTTCAGCTTGGCAGTGGGTCACTTTATTTCAAAGCGAGCAATTTAATCGCTTTATTCATTGGGAGTGGAATGAACTTGGTCACTTTAGCTTAGCCGCTGCCCCTGTCCTATATGAAACCGTAGTCGACGGCGAGTTTTTGCCTGAATTCCAAGAAGAGGAGATTCAATGGAAAGTACCCGATGCAGTATGGGATGAATTCTCTTCTTCGTTTTGGGACGAGCATGTATTAGATGTGAGCAATCGCGAGCTAGTGACGACGCTGTTTCAACATTGTGCGGAAGAGGCGTTCCAAAGTGCGACGAATCGCCAGCGGCTCCATCAGCTTGCAGCTACTGCGTTAACGCCCGATGAACTGAATCGCTATTTTGATAAAGCTCGCTTTCGTGAATGGATCGGTAAAGAAGAAAGCGAAACCCCTTTTCATATCGGTCTTCGACTAACTGAGCCCGCAGAGGATGGGGAGGATTGGACGCTGGAAACGGTGCTTATCCATAAAAAGCAAGCGGAGAAAATCTACCCCCTCACCGGGCGAGTGCCTAAAAGCTGGACACCTTTTTTAACAGAAGTAGAGGCTGAGAAAGCTCGCTGGCTACGAGTATTCCCTTGGCTTGAAGAACATGGGGAGCTACGAATGCTTCTAGCGGAGGAATTGGCTTTTTTATTCCTGACAGAAACGAGTGAGAAATTGATGCAGCTTGGCGTTCATATATTGCTGCCAGCTTGGTGGGAATCGATTCGCAAAGCCTCGCTTTCATTATCTGCGAAGGTGTCGTCACAAAGTGTAAGCCATCGCCCTTCCTTTGTTGGCTTACAAGCCATTCTTGATTTCAACTGGCGTTTATCGATGAATGGTGCGGAGTTGTCTGAGGATGAATTTGAAAAGCTCACCGAAGAGAACCGTCGACTTGTGAAAGTGAATGGGGAATGGATTCAGCTTGATCCTGAGATGGTGCGAAAAATTCAAGGGCTGATGCGCAAAGCGAAGAAGGAAGGCTTGCGCTTACAAGATTTGCTGGAGCAAGAGTTAGTACCTGAAGAAGAAACTCAAATGGACGATGCCATTGATCCGCGCCTCTTCGCACAAATTCAAATCGATTTAAATCGTTCGTTCAAAAAGATGATCGCACAGCTAAAAGATGTGTCAACCATCCCACTTGAACCCGCTCCAGCTAAGCTGCAAGCCGAGCTTAGGCCGTATCAACAGTTTGGGATGAGCTGGATGCTGTTTCTCCGCTCCTGTGGATTCGGCGCTTGCTTAGCGGATGATATGGGGCTTGGAAAAACGATTCAGTTGATTTCTTATTTGCTTCATGTAAAGGATCGAGAACAAGCGGATGCACCCGCTTTAATCATTTGTCCAACATCAGTACTCGGCAACTGGCAAAAGGAGTTAGAACGATTTGCTCCTGATTTGCGTGTGATGCTTCATTATGGAAGCAATCGCGAGCAAGAAGAAGCCTTCCAAGCAACGGCTCGTGACGCTGATGTCGTGTTAACTTCCTATGGTCTATCTCATCTTGATTTCGATACACTCTCATTGATGGAATGGAGCACCGTCGCCTTAGACGAAGCACAAAATATTAAAAATGCCCATACAAAACAGTCCAGAGCGATTCGTAAGCTGAAAGGGAAGCATCATATCGCCTTAACGGGAACGCCAATGGAAAACCGCTTATCGGAACTTTGGGCAATCTTTGATTTTACCAATCACGGCTACTTGAACAGCTTGCAGCAATTTCAGAAAAATTATATTGTGCCGATTGAGAAAGATAGCAACAAAGAGAAAGTCAACCTGCTGCAATCGAAAATCCGCCCATTTTTACTTCGTCGGACGAAAACGGACCCAGAAGTAGAACTGAATTTGCCGGATAAGTTAGAGCAGAAGGAGTATTGTCCGTTAACGGTGGAACAAGCGGTGCTGTATGAGCAGCTCGTCAATGAGACGATGGGGGAGATTAGCAAGCTATCAGCCTTTGAGCGGCGTGGGCTGATCTTGCAAATGTTAAATAAAATTAAGCAGCTGTGTAACCATCCAGCGCTATATTTAAAAGAAGAATTACCGAATCACATCGTTGAACGTTCTGAGAAAATGAATAAGCTAATGGAGCTTATTGAAAACATTATCGAACGAAAAGAAGCGTGTTTAATCTTCACTCAATATATTGGGATGGGAGAAATGATTCAGCAGGAAATTGAAAGGCGCTTTCACGTAAAGGTTCCGTTTTTAAACGGAAGTACTTCTAAGGATCAACGCGATCAGCTAGTGAGGAAATTTCAGGAGGGCGAGTTCCCTGTCTTCTTGCTTTCGTTAAAAGCAGGAGGCACTGGACTGAATTTAACAGCGGCTAATCATGTCATTCATTATGATCGTTGGTGGAACCCTGCCGTGGAAAACCAAGCAACGGACCGCGCCTATCGAATTGGTCAAAATCGCTTTGTTCATGTCCATAAAATGATTACAACAGGGACGCTAGAAGAAAAAATTGATGGCATGCTTGAAAAGAAGCAGGCGTTAAACGATGAAATCATCAGTAGTGATCAATGGATAACCGAATTATCCGATCAAGATTTACAAGCGCTGTTAACATTAACATGA
- a CDS encoding N-acetylmuramoyl-L-alanine amidase, whose amino-acid sequence MKKRVFLIFLSCLLVMPILGLKSKAFAASTFSDVPDSHRAAKEIYYLSKGGIAQGSSSYQFSPNKSVTRAEAVTMIGRALQLDGTQRPTSFKDVGSGSFASGYIQSAADKGIVSGYGDGSFLPNKVVTRGEMALMICKAFEYPFNNSTSGAAQALMSRGIAQGLADGSFGYDEPMIRADFSVFLARAINPDFRLKANTVKFDQNLTVNVNDLNVRTGPNNAYEKVGSLNKGTAVKGAYSVGAWYYIQAGSIKGFVHGNYLDGKGGSGGATNPTPPPTKPQPPTSNVDPRIKDQVIVIDPGHGGKDPGAVGYGINEKDVVLATGLKVNELFKKTPFQVKMTRSTDKYVSLSGRVSYAESVKGNTFVSIHANAANGSASGSETYYYAAKSNPHTADSKLLATKIQNRLVAAWNLKDRGVKSKSLHVLRENSMPAALVELGFIDNKNDNAKLKSDYWQNAAAKAIYYGVLDYYKAKGYKVDSLYSVAK is encoded by the coding sequence GTGAAGAAAAGGGTTTTTTTAATCTTTTTGTCATGTCTTTTAGTCATGCCTATATTGGGCTTAAAAAGCAAAGCATTTGCTGCTAGTACTTTTTCAGATGTGCCAGATTCACACCGAGCAGCAAAAGAGATTTATTATTTATCTAAGGGGGGCATTGCACAGGGGTCATCGAGTTATCAATTTAGCCCTAACAAATCAGTTACACGCGCAGAAGCAGTCACGATGATTGGGCGTGCCCTTCAATTAGATGGTACACAGCGACCAACAAGCTTTAAAGATGTTGGTTCAGGGTCATTCGCTTCTGGTTATATTCAATCAGCTGCGGACAAAGGAATTGTTTCCGGATATGGGGATGGTAGTTTTTTACCGAACAAAGTAGTAACACGCGGTGAAATGGCGCTCATGATTTGTAAGGCGTTTGAGTATCCATTTAATAATTCAACTAGTGGAGCAGCTCAAGCTCTTATGTCTCGAGGGATTGCCCAAGGACTAGCAGACGGGTCTTTTGGTTATGATGAACCAATGATTCGTGCCGATTTTTCCGTGTTTTTAGCGAGAGCGATTAATCCTGATTTCCGTTTGAAAGCAAATACAGTCAAGTTCGATCAAAATCTTACGGTGAACGTAAATGATTTAAATGTAAGAACGGGACCGAATAATGCTTACGAAAAAGTTGGTTCATTAAATAAAGGAACGGCTGTAAAAGGAGCGTATTCGGTAGGAGCATGGTATTACATACAAGCTGGCTCTATTAAAGGTTTTGTACATGGAAATTACTTAGATGGTAAAGGGGGATCAGGAGGAGCGACGAATCCTACACCACCTCCAACGAAGCCACAACCACCAACAAGTAATGTCGATCCGCGAATCAAAGACCAAGTGATTGTGATTGATCCTGGTCATGGCGGAAAGGACCCTGGTGCAGTTGGTTACGGTATTAACGAAAAAGATGTTGTATTAGCAACTGGTTTAAAAGTAAATGAGCTGTTCAAAAAGACACCTTTCCAAGTGAAGATGACTCGTTCCACAGATAAGTATGTATCCCTTAGTGGACGTGTAAGCTATGCAGAATCTGTGAAAGGTAACACATTTGTCAGCATCCATGCGAATGCAGCCAATGGATCTGCTAGTGGATCAGAAACATATTACTATGCTGCTAAAAGCAATCCGCATACAGCAGATAGTAAATTGCTAGCAACGAAGATTCAAAATCGTCTCGTCGCTGCTTGGAATTTAAAAGATCGTGGAGTCAAATCAAAGAGTTTACATGTGCTTCGTGAGAACTCAATGCCAGCTGCTTTAGTGGAGCTAGGTTTCATTGACAACAAGAATGATAATGCGAAGCTAAAGTCAGACTACTGGCAAAACGCAGCAGCTAAAGCGATTTATTATGGCGTTTTAGATTACTATAAAGCAAAAGGCTATAAAGTCGACTCGTTATATTCTGTAGCAAAATAG
- a CDS encoding DNA-directed RNA polymerase subunit beta has product MSEQKKTTQTKTQLTPFGRFIVTMFFLWITATIGALIGYSVIGKGNPIEVFDPQTWIHLVEVLYQSFF; this is encoded by the coding sequence TTGTCTGAACAAAAGAAAACAACGCAAACAAAAACACAGTTAACGCCTTTTGGACGTTTTATCGTGACTATGTTTTTTTTGTGGATAACCGCGACCATTGGAGCATTAATTGGCTACAGTGTGATTGGTAAAGGAAATCCAATCGAAGTATTTGATCCCCAAACGTGGATCCATTTAGTGGAAGTTTTATATCAGAGCTTTTTTTAA
- a CDS encoding N-acetylmuramoyl-L-alanine amidase — protein MNKSIFMVFLSFLLVIPTLGMKSTAFAASTFSDVPSSHRAAKEIYYLAEGGIVQGTSSYQFSPNKSVTRAEAVTMIGRALQLDGTQRPTNFKDVGSSSFASGYIQSAVDKGIVSGYSDGRFLPNKTVTRGEMAIMICRAFDYPFNNSSSGAAQALMSRGIAEGLEDGSFGYSEPMIRADFSVFLARAINPDFRLKANTVKFDQNLTVNVNDLNVRTGPNNAYEKVGSLNKGTAVKGAYSVGAWYYIQAGSIQGFVHGNYLDGKGGSGGATNPTPPPTKPQPPTSNVDPRIKDQVIVIDPGHGGKDPGAVGYGIKEKDVVLATGLKVNELFKKTPFQVKMTRSTDKYVSLSGRVSYAESVKGNTFVSIHANAANGKASGSETYYYAATAKSNPHTADSKLLATKIQNRLVAAWNLTDRKTKPGDFHVLRENSMPAALVELGFIDNKNDNAKLKSDYWQNAAAKAIYYGVLDYYKAKGYKVDSLYSVAK, from the coding sequence ATGAATAAAAGTATTTTTATGGTATTTCTGTCGTTTCTTTTAGTCATTCCTACGTTGGGAATGAAAAGTACCGCATTTGCTGCTAGCACTTTTTCAGATGTGCCAAGTTCACATCGAGCAGCAAAAGAGATTTACTACTTAGCTGAGGGGGGCATTGTACAGGGGACATCGAGTTATCAATTTAGCCCTAACAAATCAGTTACACGCGCAGAAGCAGTCACGATGATTGGGCGTGCCCTTCAATTGGATGGCACACAGCGACCAACAAATTTTAAAGATGTTGGCTCCAGTTCGTTCGCTTCCGGTTATATTCAATCAGCTGTAGATAAAGGAATTGTTTCTGGATATAGTGATGGTCGTTTTTTACCGAACAAAACAGTGACACGCGGTGAAATGGCGATTATGATTTGTAGGGCGTTCGATTATCCATTTAATAATTCAAGTAGTGGAGCAGCTCAAGCTCTTATGTCTCGAGGGATTGCCGAAGGACTAGAAGACGGGTCTTTTGGTTATAGTGAACCAATGATTCGTGCCGATTTTTCCGTATTTTTAGCGAGAGCGATTAATCCTGATTTCCGTTTGAAAGCAAATACAGTCAAGTTCGATCAAAATCTTACGGTGAACGTAAATGATTTAAATGTAAGAACGGGACCGAATAATGCTTACGAAAAAGTTGGTTCATTAAATAAAGGAACGGCTGTAAAAGGAGCGTATTCGGTAGGAGCATGGTATTACATACAAGCTGGCTCTATTCAAGGTTTTGTACATGGAAATTACTTAGATGGTAAAGGGGGATCAGGAGGAGCGACGAATCCTACACCACCTCCAACGAAGCCACAACCACCAACAAGTAATGTCGATCCGCGAATTAAAGACCAAGTGATTGTGATTGATCCTGGTCATGGTGGAAAGGACCCTGGTGCAGTTGGTTACGGTATTAAAGAAAAAGATGTTGTACTAGCAACTGGTTTAAAAGTAAATGAGCTGTTCAAAAAGACACCTTTCCAAGTAAAGATGACGCGTTCGACAGATAAGTATGTATCCCTTAGTGGACGTGTAAGCTATGCAGAATCTGTGAAAGGAAACACATTTGTCAGCATCCATGCGAACGCAGCCAATGGAAAAGCTAGTGGATCAGAAACATATTACTATGCTGCTACTGCTAAAAGCAATCCGCATACAGCGGATAGTAAATTGCTAGCAACGAAGATTCAAAATCGTCTCGTTGCTGCATGGAATTTAACAGATCGTAAAACCAAACCAGGGGATTTCCATGTGCTTCGTGAGAACTCAATGCCAGCTGCTTTAGTGGAGCTAGGTTTCATTGACAACAAGAATGATAATGCGAAGCTAAAATCAGATTACTGGCAAAACGCAGCAGCTAAAGCGATTTATTATGGCGTTTTAGATTACTATAAAGCAAAAGGCTATAAAGTCGACTCGTTATATTCTGTAGCAAAATAG
- a CDS encoding single-stranded DNA-binding protein: MINQVTLVGRLTKNPEIRFTADGRALLNMTVAVNRPYRNQDGLSQTDFIYCTVWNKSAENTAKYCQKGSLVGVLGTIQTRNYDDKDGKRVYATEVIVNTIRFLDKKRNDSIESDMLPILTIP; this comes from the coding sequence ATTATTAATCAGGTGACACTTGTTGGTCGATTGACAAAGAATCCCGAGATACGCTTTACGGCAGACGGTAGAGCGTTGCTAAATATGACGGTGGCTGTCAATCGTCCATATCGAAATCAAGATGGCTTATCACAGACAGATTTTATTTACTGCACCGTTTGGAACAAATCTGCTGAGAATACGGCTAAGTATTGTCAGAAAGGTTCGCTCGTTGGCGTGCTTGGGACCATTCAAACTCGCAATTATGACGATAAAGATGGGAAGCGGGTATATGCAACAGAAGTGATCGTCAATACGATCCGTTTCTTAGACAAGAAACGCAATGATTCCATAGAGTCTGACATGTTACCGATTTTGACCATACCATAA